In Dendropsophus ebraccatus isolate aDenEbr1 chromosome 14, aDenEbr1.pat, whole genome shotgun sequence, the following proteins share a genomic window:
- the ASXL1 gene encoding polycomb group protein ASXL1 isoform X3, translated as MRDRQKRRKERTWAEAAKMVLENYSDAPMTPKQILNVIEAEGLKEMKSGSSPLACLNAMLHSNSRTREAQFYKLPGRISLFTMKKNAVQWSRVVSLPDDGDTEDTADEEGSQWAEGGSVPAAESSGSASCSQESHVRETRSLVQMNKQKRRSGVLLPRVVLTPLKVNGAHLPSTSGLSVRRVESESSGNATLTFHRRAALSGNSTHHLRSIKNISAPGQVQKKKEEEIDFETPGSILVNTNLRALINVRMFNALPAHLQQQLLLLLPEVDRQVSPDGQLRMSGSALNNEFFAHACQRWRERLAEGEFTPEAQMRMRQEMGKEKKVEDWKEKFFEDFYGQKLGYSEEPGSGVEDKSMDMTYLQQERPRASPEPAQKQQKVPELHIRTRRSLYRNPEKIQQNLPAAAEVKAAAVASPTPERSESDPSSVEERLSPRDDLSLPSTSERVPELHPETASEQKRKSTEPETSSPSIEKKPRMEQRQSFRNTIQSVHPEKPQPTKEEPKVPPIRLSRIKPPWVVEGLPAYQICPRIIPNPDPSGCWPPPRSPADSQTCDHHTQASSIDPHSHHHPYERRNRSRGSKRRSRKRRHRDKSANRCRTQLLPAATVTPEKPEVPRVKISRVSSVSTDPSDDLTDSLTKEWHLDKACVPEDSSQDSEQEVCMANAEEENMCSDERMLAPSTDGVTGQVFETVPCVLGDVSNTFQNRIKQVTSCATEKDSSEKKPDAAPVECAEHQVLPTSSLVQLHSLDTTKTSSTGPLSVHASDPTPDTLLDSTGNPCGNGRHHGNVPCPSVNNSQEPNECDPPHGALQAGFFQETLVTQQLPASENVGECPPIPGSTNNGYKGNLAASLPLGTVLPCTAEDELPDGSFSAGTSNRLVRLCSPSGLSPLEAGTHGSPGRATTVPSSSPHPFKETLHSLSYSVGKVPILLDMPFIQLQKEVGGVRVQLPVDLAMSPTHKMKDAFLEMLSQDVSSYCYSAGVRLSSSLSGDYAVTGSASLSVEVFSEHGDGGEEQVSLRCSCSFKAMTMCEGCGAFCHIDCIGPSKLCVSCLVIR; from the exons ATGAGAGACAGACAGAAGCGCCGCAAGGAACGCACGTGGGCCGAGGCCGCCAAGATG GTTTTGGAGAATTATTCAGATGCCCCAATGACCCCAAAGCAGATCCTGAATGTGATTGAGGCCGAGGGGCTGAAGGAGATGAAG AGCGGATCCTCCCCTCTCGCTTGTCTGAACGCCATGTTACATTCTAACTCCAGGACGCGGGAGGCGCAGTTCTACAAgctccccggccgcatcagcctcTTCACCATGAAG AAGAACGCGGTGCAGTGGTCCCGTGTGGTGTCGCTGCCCGATGACGGAGACACAGAGGACACGGCCGACGAGGAGGGAAGCCAATGGGCAGAGGGCGGCTCGGTGCCTGCAG CAGAATCTTCCGGCAGCGCATCCTGCTCTCAGGAGTCACATGTTAGGGAGACCCGGTCCCTAGTACAG ATGAATAAGCAGAAGAGGAGAAGCGGGGTGCTGCTGCCTCGGGTCGTCCTCACTCCTCTCAAAGTAAATGGCGCTCATCTGCCGTCTACATCAG GTTTGTCCGTTCGACGCGTAGAAAGTGAATCCTCCGGCAACGCGACTCTGACTTTTCACAGGCGGGCGGCCTTAAGCGGCAACTCCACCCATCATCTGAGAAGCATCAAGAACATCTCTGCTCCAG GACAAGtgcagaagaagaaggaggaggagatcgaCTTTGAGACTCCAGGCTCCATCCTGGTGAACACGAATCTTCGCGCCCTGATAAACGTGCGGATGTTCAACGCTCTCCCGGCCcatctccagcagcagctgctgctcctcctcccagAAGTGGACAGGCAG GTCAGCCCGGACGGACAGCTGCGGATGAGTGGCAGCGCCCTGAACAATGAGTTCTTTGCTCACGCGTGTCAGAGGTGGCGGGAGAGGCTTGCGGAAG GTGAATTCACCCCTGAGGCTCAGATGCGGATGAGGCAGGAGATGGGGAAGGAGAAGAAAGTCGAGGACTGGAAGGAGAAGTTCTTTGAAGATTTCTATGGACAAAA GCTCGGATATTCTGAGGAGCCTGGATCTGGTGTGGAGGATAAGTCTATGGACATGACATATCTACAGCAAGAGAGGCCAAGAGCCAGCCCAGAACCTGCTCAGAAACAGCAGAAGGTTCCTGAGCTTCACATCAGAACTCGGAGGAGTCTCTACAGGAACCCGGAGAAGATCCAACAGAACCTGCCAGCCGCTGCCGAGGTCAAAGCTGCCGCCGTTGCTTCACCGACTCCAGAGAGATCAGAGTCTGATCCTTCATCTGTGGAGGAGAGATTGTCACCGAGAGATGACCTAAGCCTCCCGTCCACCTCCGAGAGAGTGCCCGAGCTTCATCCCGAGACCGCCTCTGAGCAGAAGAGGAAGAGCACCGAACCAGAGACCTCCAGCCCCTCCATCGAGAAGAAGCCACGGATGGAACAGCGTCAGTCCTTTCGTAACACAATTCAGAGTGTTCACCCCGAAAAGCCACAGCCCACCAAAGAGGAACCAAAAGTCCCACCAATCCGG CTTTCTCGGATCAAACCTCCCTGGGTGGTTGAAGGTTTGCCAGCTTACCAGATCTGCCCCCGGATCATCCCAAACCCTGATCCCTCTGGGTGCTGGCCTCCTCCCCGCTCGCCTGCTGACAGTCAGACCTGTGACCATCACACCCAAGCCTCCAGCATTGATCCCCACAGCCATCACCACCCATACGAAAGAAGAAACCGCTCCAGAGGCTCCAAAAGAAGAAGCAGAAAGAGAAGACATCGAGATAAATCAGCAAATCGCTGCAGAACACAACTACTGCCGGCCGCTACCGTGACCCCTGAGAAACCGGAAGTCCCGCGGGTCAAGATCAGCAGAGTGTCAAGTGTTAGCACCGACCCCAGCGAcgacctgacagattctcttaCCAAAGAATGGCACCTGGATAAGGCGTGTGTCCCGGAGGACTCCTCCCAGGATAGCGAGCAGGAGGTCTGTATGGCCAACGCCGAGGAGGAGAACATGTGCAGCGATGAGAGGATGTTGGCGCCGTCTACGGATGGCGTCACAGGACAAGTTTTCGAGACTGTACCATGCGTTCTGGGTGACGTCTCCAACACATTTCAGAACAGGATCAAACAGGTCACATCCTGTGCGACCGAAAAGGATTCCTCGGAAAAGAAACCAGATGCGGCGCCAGTGGAGTGCGCCGAGCACCAGGTACTCCCCACCTCCTCCCTAGTGCAGCTACACTCATTGGATACAACAAAAACCTCATCAACTGGACCGTTGTCGGTGCATGCCAGTGACCCAACACCTGACACCCTGTTGGACTCCACCGGCAACCCATGCGGTAACGGTCGCCATCACGGCAACGTTCCTTGTCCCTCGGTCAACAACTCACAAGAGCCAAATGAGTGTGACCCACCCCATGGTGCTTTACAGGCGGGGTTCTTTCAGGAGACATTGGTGACCCAGCAGTTACCCGCTAGTGAGAACGTTGGCGAGTGCCCACCCATTCCTGGCTCCACCAATAATGGTTATAAGGGAAATCTGGCGGCTTCCTTACCTCTGGGCACTGTCCTCCCGTGCACGGCTGAGGATGAGCTTCCTGATGGCAGCTTTTCAGCAGGTACTAGCAATAGACTGGTAAGGTTGTGCTCGCCCTCTGGTTTGTCCCCTCTGGAGGCAGGAACGCACGGCAGCCCTGGCAGGGCCACCACCGTGCCGTCATCCAGCCCTCACCCGTTTAAGGAGACGCTCCATTCGCTAAGTTATTCAGTCGGCAAAGTCCCCATATTGTTGGATATGCCCTTCATCCAGCTCCAGAAGGAGGTTGGGGGCGTCCGCGTCCAGCTCCCTGTAGACCTGGCCATGTCTCCCACCCACAAGATGAAGGACGCCTTCCTGGAGATGTTGTCGCAGGACGTCAGCTCCTACTGTTACTCCGCCGGGGTGCGGCTCTCCTCCTCCTTGTCTGGAGATTACGCGGTGACGGGCAGCGCCTCGCTCTCGGTGGAGGTCTTCTCAGAGCATGGGGACGGCGGGGAGGAGCAAGTGTCGCTGAGGTGTTCGTGCAGCTTCAAAGCCATGACCAtgtgtgaggggtgcggagcctTCTGTCACATCGACTGCATCGGACCTTCCAAACTGTGCGTTTCGTGCCTTGTCATAAGATAA
- the ASXL1 gene encoding polycomb group protein ASXL1 isoform X1 has protein sequence MRDRQKRRKERTWAEAAKMVLENYSDAPMTPKQILNVIEAEGLKEMKSGSSPLACLNAMLHSNSRTREAQFYKLPGRISLFTMKKNAVQWSRVVSLPDDGDTEDTADEEGSQWAEGGSVPAAESSGSASCSQESHVRETRSLVQMNKQKRRSGVLLPRVVLTPLKVNGAHLPSTSGLSVRRVESESSGNATLTFHRRAALSGNSTHHLRSIKNISAPGQVQKKKEEEIDFETPGSILVNTNLRALINVRMFNALPAHLQQQLLLLLPEVDRQVSPDGQLRMSGSALNNEFFAHACQRWRERLAEGEFTPEAQMRMRQEMGKEKKVEDWKEKFFEDFYGQKLGYSEEPGSGVEDKSMDMTYLQQERPRASPEPAQKQQKVPELHIRTRRSLYRNPEKIQQNLPAAAEVKAAAVASPTPERSESDPSSVEERLSPRDDLSLPSTSERVPELHPETASEQKRKSTEPETSSPSIEKKPRMEQRQSFRNTIQSVHPEKPQPTKEEPKVPPIRIQLSRIKPPWVVEGLPAYQICPRIIPNPDPSGCWPPPRSPADSQTCDHHTQASSIDPHSHHHPYERRNRSRGSKRRSRKRRHRDKSANRCRTQLLPAATVTPEKPEVPRVKISRVSSVSTDPSDDLTDSLTKEWHLDKACVPEDSSQDSEQEVCMANAEEENMCSDERMLAPSTDGVTGQVFETVPCVLGDVSNTFQNRIKQVTSCATEKDSSEKKPDAAPVECAEHQVLPTSSLVQLHSLDTTKTSSTGPLSVHASDPTPDTLLDSTGNPCGNGRHHGNVPCPSVNNSQEPNECDPPHGALQAGFFQETLVTQQLPASENVGECPPIPGSTNNGYKGNLAASLPLGTVLPCTAEDELPDGSFSAGTSNRLVRLCSPSGLSPLEAGTHGSPGRATTVPSSSPHPFKETLHSLSYSVGKVPILLDMPFIQLQKEVGGVRVQLPVDLAMSPTHKMKDAFLEMLSQDVSSYCYSAGVRLSSSLSGDYAVTGSASLSVEVFSEHGDGGEEQVSLRCSCSFKAMTMCEGCGAFCHIDCIGPSKLCVSCLVIR, from the exons ATGAGAGACAGACAGAAGCGCCGCAAGGAACGCACGTGGGCCGAGGCCGCCAAGATG GTTTTGGAGAATTATTCAGATGCCCCAATGACCCCAAAGCAGATCCTGAATGTGATTGAGGCCGAGGGGCTGAAGGAGATGAAG AGCGGATCCTCCCCTCTCGCTTGTCTGAACGCCATGTTACATTCTAACTCCAGGACGCGGGAGGCGCAGTTCTACAAgctccccggccgcatcagcctcTTCACCATGAAG AAGAACGCGGTGCAGTGGTCCCGTGTGGTGTCGCTGCCCGATGACGGAGACACAGAGGACACGGCCGACGAGGAGGGAAGCCAATGGGCAGAGGGCGGCTCGGTGCCTGCAG CAGAATCTTCCGGCAGCGCATCCTGCTCTCAGGAGTCACATGTTAGGGAGACCCGGTCCCTAGTACAG ATGAATAAGCAGAAGAGGAGAAGCGGGGTGCTGCTGCCTCGGGTCGTCCTCACTCCTCTCAAAGTAAATGGCGCTCATCTGCCGTCTACATCAG GTTTGTCCGTTCGACGCGTAGAAAGTGAATCCTCCGGCAACGCGACTCTGACTTTTCACAGGCGGGCGGCCTTAAGCGGCAACTCCACCCATCATCTGAGAAGCATCAAGAACATCTCTGCTCCAG GACAAGtgcagaagaagaaggaggaggagatcgaCTTTGAGACTCCAGGCTCCATCCTGGTGAACACGAATCTTCGCGCCCTGATAAACGTGCGGATGTTCAACGCTCTCCCGGCCcatctccagcagcagctgctgctcctcctcccagAAGTGGACAGGCAG GTCAGCCCGGACGGACAGCTGCGGATGAGTGGCAGCGCCCTGAACAATGAGTTCTTTGCTCACGCGTGTCAGAGGTGGCGGGAGAGGCTTGCGGAAG GTGAATTCACCCCTGAGGCTCAGATGCGGATGAGGCAGGAGATGGGGAAGGAGAAGAAAGTCGAGGACTGGAAGGAGAAGTTCTTTGAAGATTTCTATGGACAAAA GCTCGGATATTCTGAGGAGCCTGGATCTGGTGTGGAGGATAAGTCTATGGACATGACATATCTACAGCAAGAGAGGCCAAGAGCCAGCCCAGAACCTGCTCAGAAACAGCAGAAGGTTCCTGAGCTTCACATCAGAACTCGGAGGAGTCTCTACAGGAACCCGGAGAAGATCCAACAGAACCTGCCAGCCGCTGCCGAGGTCAAAGCTGCCGCCGTTGCTTCACCGACTCCAGAGAGATCAGAGTCTGATCCTTCATCTGTGGAGGAGAGATTGTCACCGAGAGATGACCTAAGCCTCCCGTCCACCTCCGAGAGAGTGCCCGAGCTTCATCCCGAGACCGCCTCTGAGCAGAAGAGGAAGAGCACCGAACCAGAGACCTCCAGCCCCTCCATCGAGAAGAAGCCACGGATGGAACAGCGTCAGTCCTTTCGTAACACAATTCAGAGTGTTCACCCCGAAAAGCCACAGCCCACCAAAGAGGAACCAAAAGTCCCACCAATCCGG ATACAGCTTTCTCGGATCAAACCTCCCTGGGTGGTTGAAGGTTTGCCAGCTTACCAGATCTGCCCCCGGATCATCCCAAACCCTGATCCCTCTGGGTGCTGGCCTCCTCCCCGCTCGCCTGCTGACAGTCAGACCTGTGACCATCACACCCAAGCCTCCAGCATTGATCCCCACAGCCATCACCACCCATACGAAAGAAGAAACCGCTCCAGAGGCTCCAAAAGAAGAAGCAGAAAGAGAAGACATCGAGATAAATCAGCAAATCGCTGCAGAACACAACTACTGCCGGCCGCTACCGTGACCCCTGAGAAACCGGAAGTCCCGCGGGTCAAGATCAGCAGAGTGTCAAGTGTTAGCACCGACCCCAGCGAcgacctgacagattctcttaCCAAAGAATGGCACCTGGATAAGGCGTGTGTCCCGGAGGACTCCTCCCAGGATAGCGAGCAGGAGGTCTGTATGGCCAACGCCGAGGAGGAGAACATGTGCAGCGATGAGAGGATGTTGGCGCCGTCTACGGATGGCGTCACAGGACAAGTTTTCGAGACTGTACCATGCGTTCTGGGTGACGTCTCCAACACATTTCAGAACAGGATCAAACAGGTCACATCCTGTGCGACCGAAAAGGATTCCTCGGAAAAGAAACCAGATGCGGCGCCAGTGGAGTGCGCCGAGCACCAGGTACTCCCCACCTCCTCCCTAGTGCAGCTACACTCATTGGATACAACAAAAACCTCATCAACTGGACCGTTGTCGGTGCATGCCAGTGACCCAACACCTGACACCCTGTTGGACTCCACCGGCAACCCATGCGGTAACGGTCGCCATCACGGCAACGTTCCTTGTCCCTCGGTCAACAACTCACAAGAGCCAAATGAGTGTGACCCACCCCATGGTGCTTTACAGGCGGGGTTCTTTCAGGAGACATTGGTGACCCAGCAGTTACCCGCTAGTGAGAACGTTGGCGAGTGCCCACCCATTCCTGGCTCCACCAATAATGGTTATAAGGGAAATCTGGCGGCTTCCTTACCTCTGGGCACTGTCCTCCCGTGCACGGCTGAGGATGAGCTTCCTGATGGCAGCTTTTCAGCAGGTACTAGCAATAGACTGGTAAGGTTGTGCTCGCCCTCTGGTTTGTCCCCTCTGGAGGCAGGAACGCACGGCAGCCCTGGCAGGGCCACCACCGTGCCGTCATCCAGCCCTCACCCGTTTAAGGAGACGCTCCATTCGCTAAGTTATTCAGTCGGCAAAGTCCCCATATTGTTGGATATGCCCTTCATCCAGCTCCAGAAGGAGGTTGGGGGCGTCCGCGTCCAGCTCCCTGTAGACCTGGCCATGTCTCCCACCCACAAGATGAAGGACGCCTTCCTGGAGATGTTGTCGCAGGACGTCAGCTCCTACTGTTACTCCGCCGGGGTGCGGCTCTCCTCCTCCTTGTCTGGAGATTACGCGGTGACGGGCAGCGCCTCGCTCTCGGTGGAGGTCTTCTCAGAGCATGGGGACGGCGGGGAGGAGCAAGTGTCGCTGAGGTGTTCGTGCAGCTTCAAAGCCATGACCAtgtgtgaggggtgcggagcctTCTGTCACATCGACTGCATCGGACCTTCCAAACTGTGCGTTTCGTGCCTTGTCATAAGATAA
- the ASXL1 gene encoding polycomb group protein ASXL1 isoform X2, whose product MRDRQKRRKERTWAEAAKMVLENYSDAPMTPKQILNVIEAEGLKEMKSGSSPLACLNAMLHSNSRTREAQFYKLPGRISLFTMKKNAVQWSRVVSLPDDGDTEDTADEEGSQWAEGGSVPAESSGSASCSQESHVRETRSLVQMNKQKRRSGVLLPRVVLTPLKVNGAHLPSTSGLSVRRVESESSGNATLTFHRRAALSGNSTHHLRSIKNISAPGQVQKKKEEEIDFETPGSILVNTNLRALINVRMFNALPAHLQQQLLLLLPEVDRQVSPDGQLRMSGSALNNEFFAHACQRWRERLAEGEFTPEAQMRMRQEMGKEKKVEDWKEKFFEDFYGQKLGYSEEPGSGVEDKSMDMTYLQQERPRASPEPAQKQQKVPELHIRTRRSLYRNPEKIQQNLPAAAEVKAAAVASPTPERSESDPSSVEERLSPRDDLSLPSTSERVPELHPETASEQKRKSTEPETSSPSIEKKPRMEQRQSFRNTIQSVHPEKPQPTKEEPKVPPIRIQLSRIKPPWVVEGLPAYQICPRIIPNPDPSGCWPPPRSPADSQTCDHHTQASSIDPHSHHHPYERRNRSRGSKRRSRKRRHRDKSANRCRTQLLPAATVTPEKPEVPRVKISRVSSVSTDPSDDLTDSLTKEWHLDKACVPEDSSQDSEQEVCMANAEEENMCSDERMLAPSTDGVTGQVFETVPCVLGDVSNTFQNRIKQVTSCATEKDSSEKKPDAAPVECAEHQVLPTSSLVQLHSLDTTKTSSTGPLSVHASDPTPDTLLDSTGNPCGNGRHHGNVPCPSVNNSQEPNECDPPHGALQAGFFQETLVTQQLPASENVGECPPIPGSTNNGYKGNLAASLPLGTVLPCTAEDELPDGSFSAGTSNRLVRLCSPSGLSPLEAGTHGSPGRATTVPSSSPHPFKETLHSLSYSVGKVPILLDMPFIQLQKEVGGVRVQLPVDLAMSPTHKMKDAFLEMLSQDVSSYCYSAGVRLSSSLSGDYAVTGSASLSVEVFSEHGDGGEEQVSLRCSCSFKAMTMCEGCGAFCHIDCIGPSKLCVSCLVIR is encoded by the exons ATGAGAGACAGACAGAAGCGCCGCAAGGAACGCACGTGGGCCGAGGCCGCCAAGATG GTTTTGGAGAATTATTCAGATGCCCCAATGACCCCAAAGCAGATCCTGAATGTGATTGAGGCCGAGGGGCTGAAGGAGATGAAG AGCGGATCCTCCCCTCTCGCTTGTCTGAACGCCATGTTACATTCTAACTCCAGGACGCGGGAGGCGCAGTTCTACAAgctccccggccgcatcagcctcTTCACCATGAAG AAGAACGCGGTGCAGTGGTCCCGTGTGGTGTCGCTGCCCGATGACGGAGACACAGAGGACACGGCCGACGAGGAGGGAAGCCAATGGGCAGAGGGCGGCTCGGTGCCTGCAG AATCTTCCGGCAGCGCATCCTGCTCTCAGGAGTCACATGTTAGGGAGACCCGGTCCCTAGTACAG ATGAATAAGCAGAAGAGGAGAAGCGGGGTGCTGCTGCCTCGGGTCGTCCTCACTCCTCTCAAAGTAAATGGCGCTCATCTGCCGTCTACATCAG GTTTGTCCGTTCGACGCGTAGAAAGTGAATCCTCCGGCAACGCGACTCTGACTTTTCACAGGCGGGCGGCCTTAAGCGGCAACTCCACCCATCATCTGAGAAGCATCAAGAACATCTCTGCTCCAG GACAAGtgcagaagaagaaggaggaggagatcgaCTTTGAGACTCCAGGCTCCATCCTGGTGAACACGAATCTTCGCGCCCTGATAAACGTGCGGATGTTCAACGCTCTCCCGGCCcatctccagcagcagctgctgctcctcctcccagAAGTGGACAGGCAG GTCAGCCCGGACGGACAGCTGCGGATGAGTGGCAGCGCCCTGAACAATGAGTTCTTTGCTCACGCGTGTCAGAGGTGGCGGGAGAGGCTTGCGGAAG GTGAATTCACCCCTGAGGCTCAGATGCGGATGAGGCAGGAGATGGGGAAGGAGAAGAAAGTCGAGGACTGGAAGGAGAAGTTCTTTGAAGATTTCTATGGACAAAA GCTCGGATATTCTGAGGAGCCTGGATCTGGTGTGGAGGATAAGTCTATGGACATGACATATCTACAGCAAGAGAGGCCAAGAGCCAGCCCAGAACCTGCTCAGAAACAGCAGAAGGTTCCTGAGCTTCACATCAGAACTCGGAGGAGTCTCTACAGGAACCCGGAGAAGATCCAACAGAACCTGCCAGCCGCTGCCGAGGTCAAAGCTGCCGCCGTTGCTTCACCGACTCCAGAGAGATCAGAGTCTGATCCTTCATCTGTGGAGGAGAGATTGTCACCGAGAGATGACCTAAGCCTCCCGTCCACCTCCGAGAGAGTGCCCGAGCTTCATCCCGAGACCGCCTCTGAGCAGAAGAGGAAGAGCACCGAACCAGAGACCTCCAGCCCCTCCATCGAGAAGAAGCCACGGATGGAACAGCGTCAGTCCTTTCGTAACACAATTCAGAGTGTTCACCCCGAAAAGCCACAGCCCACCAAAGAGGAACCAAAAGTCCCACCAATCCGG ATACAGCTTTCTCGGATCAAACCTCCCTGGGTGGTTGAAGGTTTGCCAGCTTACCAGATCTGCCCCCGGATCATCCCAAACCCTGATCCCTCTGGGTGCTGGCCTCCTCCCCGCTCGCCTGCTGACAGTCAGACCTGTGACCATCACACCCAAGCCTCCAGCATTGATCCCCACAGCCATCACCACCCATACGAAAGAAGAAACCGCTCCAGAGGCTCCAAAAGAAGAAGCAGAAAGAGAAGACATCGAGATAAATCAGCAAATCGCTGCAGAACACAACTACTGCCGGCCGCTACCGTGACCCCTGAGAAACCGGAAGTCCCGCGGGTCAAGATCAGCAGAGTGTCAAGTGTTAGCACCGACCCCAGCGAcgacctgacagattctcttaCCAAAGAATGGCACCTGGATAAGGCGTGTGTCCCGGAGGACTCCTCCCAGGATAGCGAGCAGGAGGTCTGTATGGCCAACGCCGAGGAGGAGAACATGTGCAGCGATGAGAGGATGTTGGCGCCGTCTACGGATGGCGTCACAGGACAAGTTTTCGAGACTGTACCATGCGTTCTGGGTGACGTCTCCAACACATTTCAGAACAGGATCAAACAGGTCACATCCTGTGCGACCGAAAAGGATTCCTCGGAAAAGAAACCAGATGCGGCGCCAGTGGAGTGCGCCGAGCACCAGGTACTCCCCACCTCCTCCCTAGTGCAGCTACACTCATTGGATACAACAAAAACCTCATCAACTGGACCGTTGTCGGTGCATGCCAGTGACCCAACACCTGACACCCTGTTGGACTCCACCGGCAACCCATGCGGTAACGGTCGCCATCACGGCAACGTTCCTTGTCCCTCGGTCAACAACTCACAAGAGCCAAATGAGTGTGACCCACCCCATGGTGCTTTACAGGCGGGGTTCTTTCAGGAGACATTGGTGACCCAGCAGTTACCCGCTAGTGAGAACGTTGGCGAGTGCCCACCCATTCCTGGCTCCACCAATAATGGTTATAAGGGAAATCTGGCGGCTTCCTTACCTCTGGGCACTGTCCTCCCGTGCACGGCTGAGGATGAGCTTCCTGATGGCAGCTTTTCAGCAGGTACTAGCAATAGACTGGTAAGGTTGTGCTCGCCCTCTGGTTTGTCCCCTCTGGAGGCAGGAACGCACGGCAGCCCTGGCAGGGCCACCACCGTGCCGTCATCCAGCCCTCACCCGTTTAAGGAGACGCTCCATTCGCTAAGTTATTCAGTCGGCAAAGTCCCCATATTGTTGGATATGCCCTTCATCCAGCTCCAGAAGGAGGTTGGGGGCGTCCGCGTCCAGCTCCCTGTAGACCTGGCCATGTCTCCCACCCACAAGATGAAGGACGCCTTCCTGGAGATGTTGTCGCAGGACGTCAGCTCCTACTGTTACTCCGCCGGGGTGCGGCTCTCCTCCTCCTTGTCTGGAGATTACGCGGTGACGGGCAGCGCCTCGCTCTCGGTGGAGGTCTTCTCAGAGCATGGGGACGGCGGGGAGGAGCAAGTGTCGCTGAGGTGTTCGTGCAGCTTCAAAGCCATGACCAtgtgtgaggggtgcggagcctTCTGTCACATCGACTGCATCGGACCTTCCAAACTGTGCGTTTCGTGCCTTGTCATAAGATAA